One region of Nothobranchius furzeri strain GRZ-AD chromosome 16, NfurGRZ-RIMD1, whole genome shotgun sequence genomic DNA includes:
- the LOC139063507 gene encoding uncharacterized protein, which produces MQGDNEHILKDIAIRKMTEMLSQVLVVVKEVSRDVQFIKSELADGKITPAGCEGPLPDTVQQMLPIQLPITSEDDFNKAELLLKNEPDRQKMIARLALVGGTTSTCMIRRMLVTVLTNTLACKFNWAGKKRTPHDSKQPFKDNDARLHVCNSDVHLAGGDRRDRWRLCSAASRSVHGCERVYAQFPHSPRAMAGKVSRGNTESYRFVINNIYRSHHIYVMSVMSKACFTHHPLPPFTAIGAAARQYDRHLMQQAFSDTVKKWLRYAPWRAGGKKNN; this is translated from the exons ATGCAGGGTGACAATGAACATATTTTGAAAG ACATTGCCATCCGAAAGATGACTGAAATGCTTTCCCAAGTACTAGTGGTTGTGAAGGAAGTATCAAGAGATGTACAGTTCATCAAGAGTGAATTGGCAGATGGTAAAATTACTCCAGCTGGTTGTGAAGGACCACTGCCAGACACAGTTCAACAGATGTTGCCCATCCAGTTGCCAATCACCTCTGAAGATGACTTCAACAAGGCTGAATTATTGCTAAAAAATGAGCCAGACCGTCAAAAGATG ATTGCTCGCTTGGCCTTAGTGGGAGGCACTACCTCCACCTGTATGATTCGAAGAATGCTTGTGACAGTTTTGACCAACACCCTGGCCTGCAAGTTCAATTGGGCAGGTAAAAAAAGGACACCGCATGATTCCAAGCAGCCGTTCAAAGACAATGATGCAAGACTGCATGTTTG TAACAGTGATGTGCATttagctggtggtgatcggagggaccggtggcgcctgtgttcggcagcctct CGTTCGGTGCACGGCTGCGAAAGGGTCTATGCTCAGTTCCCCCACTCACCCCGTGCCATGGCTGGAAAAGtttctaggggaaacactgaatcGTATAG ATTTGTCATAAACAATATTTACAGGTCTCACCACATTTATGTTATGTCGGTTATGTCCAAGGCATGTTTCACGCACCATCCCCTTCCTCCCTTTACAGCAATCGGAG CTGCTGCTCGGCAGTATGACAGACATCTCATGCAACAGGCCTTCAGCGACACTGTGAAAAAGTGGCTACGTTACGCCCCATGGCGTGCTGGAGGAAAAAAGAACAACTAG